From Arachis hypogaea cultivar Tifrunner chromosome 3, arahy.Tifrunner.gnm2.J5K5, whole genome shotgun sequence:
TATAGGATTTTGCGGAATAAACTTTCGGTATATCTCTTCATAAATCGCTGCAGCAGTTTATGTATTTCAGCGTTTGAATATAATCTGTGATAGGGTCTAGTGGATTACGTATAATTAGAAACCGCGTTAAAGTGTCGCGGATTACATATAAATAGGTTTGTTGTATTTGCGTCTAGATTTTCAAATTGTTGTACTTACGTAACACTTTctcccatttattttatttatgtaaattatccattaattttcatatttattaagacaacattaatttaaaaaagataaagatattCAAACAATAAGTTTCATATATAACTTTTTTACGCTATTTTTTCAAGCTAAAATAAGTATTCTCTAAAATGCAAATAATTCACATTTAAAGATATTTTAAGGCATATTTCGAATAACCCAAAACTTAATCGCCATGAAAATTTCTAATAATGCATCTGAAACCTGATATACCTTTCTTAGAGAATAAACTAACAACACAATTAATCTTATAGAAATTACTCGGTGGGGGTTTCCAAGTTAGCCAGCCGCTGGTTCGAATATTTTGGTATTAGATTAACTaagaattatttaaattaaaaatatcattatatTGATGTTTTCATATCCATCACAACCCGGctccaaaataaattttctgtTTGGTAGAACTTTTCAAATCTAAAAGTCAAAACTATTAGCCCCATGAACAACAATCAAAGAATAATAATCTAAAAACTTCCAAATAACTTTAAATTTCTGACAATATATGAACTTTAGATTTATAGCGATCTCTAAGGCAATGTTTAATCGTTCCTTTATCAAGTCCACATCTTGTGCTATATCCGAAGCAGAGAGATGACACCTATAACAAAACACTTATGTTAGAAGAGCCAAATTTATGCCAAGCcagatgaaaaattttattttctcataaaaATTAACCTTCCACAGCCATCTCTATTTATTTTGGCTATAAAGATTTTCAAATGAATTAAGAAGGGAGGATGaatcaagaaaatataaatgataaacatttttttaaattatgcagCGAaactaataaacaaaaaattatttttatttttgtcttgtctTGCAGTAGgagaataaaatgaaataaaagtagattttagagaagaagaagagtaatacCATGATATATCTTGGTTCGGCCACGAAGTATAATGTGATCTACGTCCAGTCTTTACCACGACAATGGTAGAATTTTTACTATGATCAAAacagggacggatccagaaatgatattatgggggggccaataacacatataatattaaaaattatgtaaaaaaattatataatataagatgtattataaaaatatacagatagagaatatattttaaagtaaaaaaaatatgtgtatactttttactaacgaagtggtcgattcttcgtatcataaaattcaccgataatagaatttgtgtcaaaattttcaacaattttcttttcaatataattaaaagacaattagtaagaaattcatcttttattttgtttctaagttatttttcacaatattaatagttgaaaaagatctcttaattgtagcagttgaaacagagagaattaataccaaacgaataaaaaaaagaccacaaaaaaaaaatttactttatgagatttaaaaatttttatttaattaaaaaatattagtaataatatctttttcagattttttaatattgttacttattttttagatattaaaaattagtaatatttaaattagactgaacttttatttatattagactaaatactaaatattttttaaaaaaaattaaattatacataataatttattactattaaaaaaagttGGGGGGGCCGACGCCGCCACTCGCCCTCCCTTATGTCCGTCCCTGGATCAAAATTGATTACAAATACCAATTTTAAGAGATTCACACTCTTGTAACTCACCTAAACTATCCCAAGTTTAATAAATCACCTAGGTGATAACTTAATCTAGTTAAGAGGAACCAAGTGCATTCTAACCCATCACATTTTCGAAATCAAAGTACTCAAACAAAAGTTAAATGACTTTTGTATGCACTACTCTCTTTACTTTTTGTATCTCTCAAAGTAAACTTgaatttagaaaaaagaaaaataacaacacactcaaaaataaagaaataaaaggttGTTTTGTGTGATATACAATATGCACAAAAATAGTtgcttcttttttaaaataaatattctttCATAGAGTTTAATATCTTCTCTTTAATGttgaaataatttttctttttcatcaattAGCCGTTACACCATTTATGAAATGATTCCAATGACATTGaagagaaaatattttcttctttatgCAGCAGCTCTTTGTGATTGTGATATGATTTTGGAGAGCATTACTTGCTCTCTTGATTGtgcagaatttttttaaatatggctTGATATCATCTTTAATGATATTCTCCTTAATATGTTTATATTGCACAATTTAGCTTTCTTGTTTAATTATCCTTGATTGGTTCCTACCTTCCTCATCATAATGATTAATTATagtagaaaataattaattttatttgttatcatAAAGTAGCAAATCAAATCTTGACTCAACAGGTTATTCCACAAAAAAAAGTCTTCCTCAGCAACCACTTGTAGCCCTCTCTAACACTATATTGTTTCGATGGTGCTGGTCACCAGCACCAACTAGGATCACTATTGCCTCGATGGGAGTTTATACTTCGAATAACTTGTTTGATTTCTTCAGATATTGGAGTACCCATGAGTTCGATTATTTATAATAACGTGTTCTGTTACTGTCATATGAGTACGAAGATGATGTTGTTTTGGACAGTGAAacatttgttattatttaattttttacataatatgtatcaattattttctatttaccACAAACCTTAATAAAATAAgtgaaattttgttttaaaagttaTTGTCTCTTTAATGATCTTTCATAAATAAATACCTTATTACAGTTAACGGTATATAAAAGTACGATATACCGTTAAGTTTTACATGATGAATTAATAAGAAAAGACGAGTGAAGTGAAGTGTTTATGTTGGGGGAGAAAACTGTTTTCATACTAAATAACATCTAAATGGCGTCGTTTTTTACTTTTAAGGGCGCCAAACCCAAAACGACGACGTTTTGGACCCCTCCTGCGTGGCAATCTGCGGCCATGTCAGCGCTCCGGTGATGAGTCACCACCTGAAATATGGCCAGGACCAATTTGGGTGCTCGGAACTCTATTTAGAGAACTATATTGAAAAAATCGAAATCTTAGAAATTACTATGAGTAATTGCGTGAATCTCAATGACgactatagattttttttttgtcaagatcGATACCAAATGACATTGACACATCCCTATCTTTGATCAAAATGACTTCGATCCAAATTTTGGCCAGTAACATTAATATAGAaagattttaaactttttttaattattatacttttaaaatGTGTGATAATATCTAAATCCATAAAGAATACATATTTAAAAGAGATGGTTTGGATCCAGAAGAAGTGTTTAAGATTAAAATGTACATGTGTAGTTCTCTTCTTCCCATTAATAAACATCATTATTTTTGCATCTTTCccatacaaaaataaagaaagaagcaAAATGAGAAAGAAATTAGACGAGATTAGCAGCGAGGCAACAAAGGAAGTGTTATTCGTTCAATAATCAGGATCAGGCAAAACTCTGTTGGTGGTGTCGTGGCGAGAACCCATCATCATCATAACCCTAAATTCTTCGAAATCGATCATGCCGTCACCGTCGCTGTCGACGCCGCTGATCATCCTCCGGCACTCTGCCAGCGTGCACTCCTCGCCGAGGCTCCTCATCACGGTGTTAAGCTCCTCCGCCGTGATGGAACCGTTGCCGTCAATGTCAAACACTGAGAAGGCCTCCTTCAGGTTCTCAAGGACCTCATCGGAATCCACGCCCTTTGTGTTCAGCTCGATGAACTCCTGGAGGCTGATGTAACCGTCGCCGTCGCCGTCAACCTCGCGGAGCATGTTGATGAGTTCTTGCTCCGTCGCCTTTTGCCCCAGGCTTCCCATTATGGCTCCAAGCTCCGATGCGTCGATCTTGCCGTCGCCGTTAACGTCGAATTTGTGGAAGACTTGTTCGAGCTCGGCGGCCATGCGGGTTCGTGACCGCACCGACATGGAGGTGGATCGTGACGGCGTGGATGACGGGATCAGGTCCTTGTTGCGATTAAACAGGGATCTTAGGCCCATGAttctatgttttttatttttaattaaaatttgaatgaaAGGGGATTTTGTTGCGGTTGGGTTTGGGAAGGAGAGAAATGAGGAGATTGGGAAAAATGTTAATGGTGTTTGTGAGTGGGTGGGGGTTTCAATCTCTTTTGACATAATGCCTGTCATTTTGCTATATTTGGGAACGGGAGCCGTTACAATTTACAAATATAGTTAACATGTTCTGTTTCTTTTCTATTATActatatttttctctctaaatttatctttttttttaaagatcttgCTAACAAGTattcacaaatatttttaaagatatcGTTagctaaaaaaattgaataaaaacatAAAGTTTTTAAGATTCTAATAAATACGTTGAATATATTAATCATCAGTTCAACTAGGTATCCTTTAATAATGGTATAATATTCAGCTATTTCTTACAATAAttcaaaaaaactaaaacaaatacaTCTAAAAAGTTGTAAATAGATTTagtatctttaaaaattaaatctatatttaaaatacaaattaaatcaaactaaaatttaaaatttaaattttaaatttctgtttcaaatttaatatatttaatataataatacattattatttaaatacaCGTCATAAAGACACAGAGACTTCACCCCCTGCCGCAGTGCGCCTGCACCACCGTCCTCATTGGCCTTCATCGTCGACGCCCCACATCCAAAAACCAGAGACGCACAACTGCAACTCAGCGGCGCACACTCTTAAACCTAGAGAAGTCACTCCCTGCTGCCGTTCGTCTGCGTCACCGCTTCCTCCACCACGGCGCACATCCACAACGCTGCATTCCTCTCCTTTCAAGCCCATCGTCGTTGCCGGCGACTTAACTGAGG
This genomic window contains:
- the LOC112734182 gene encoding probable calcium-binding protein CML25 gives rise to the protein MTGIMSKEIETPTHSQTPLTFFPISSFLSFPNPTATKSPFIQILIKNKKHRIMGLRSLFNRNKDLIPSSTPSRSTSMSVRSRTRMAAELEQVFHKFDVNGDGKIDASELGAIMGSLGQKATEQELINMLREVDGDGDGYISLQEFIELNTKGVDSDEVLENLKEAFSVFDIDGNGSITAEELNTVMRSLGEECTLAECRRMISGVDSDGDGMIDFEEFRVMMMMGSRHDTTNRVLPDPDY